A section of the Kribbella sp. HUAS MG21 genome encodes:
- a CDS encoding sigma-70 family RNA polymerase sigma factor, with protein sequence MARTTRVRTTDDGIDGKDSVGLYLEEIARTPLLTAEEEVELAETVEAGLLAEQLLAEGRVGRKKGGAPKYATEEELEWLAAEGRRAQQRFVTANLRLVVSIARRYGRSQMPLLDLVQEGNTGLIRAVEKFDYRKGFKFSTYATWWVRQAITRGIAQQARVVRLPVHVVEQLNQIGSARRTLERKLGREPEIDEIAAELNLDEERVTELIRIGRDHISLNSPVDDEGETSLGDLIAAETAPGPDQLVADASDRSGLFSLVDQLDPRSADVIRRRYGLHDGRQAKLADIGAVHGISAERVRQIEREALGRLRLLADPTLAA encoded by the coding sequence GTGGCTCGCACGACTCGTGTCCGCACGACGGACGACGGTATCGACGGCAAGGACAGCGTCGGTCTCTACCTCGAAGAGATCGCTCGCACGCCGCTGCTGACGGCTGAGGAAGAGGTCGAGCTCGCTGAGACGGTCGAGGCAGGACTCCTCGCGGAGCAACTGCTGGCCGAGGGGCGGGTTGGACGTAAGAAGGGCGGAGCGCCCAAATATGCCACGGAGGAGGAGCTGGAGTGGCTGGCCGCGGAGGGCCGGCGCGCGCAGCAGCGGTTCGTGACCGCGAACCTCCGGCTCGTGGTGTCGATCGCCCGCCGTTACGGGCGGTCCCAGATGCCGCTGCTGGACCTGGTCCAGGAGGGCAACACGGGGCTGATCCGGGCGGTGGAGAAGTTCGACTACCGGAAGGGTTTCAAGTTCTCGACGTACGCGACCTGGTGGGTGCGGCAGGCGATCACCCGCGGTATCGCGCAGCAGGCCCGGGTGGTCCGGCTGCCGGTGCACGTGGTGGAGCAGCTGAACCAGATCGGGTCCGCCCGGCGGACGCTGGAGCGCAAGCTCGGGCGCGAGCCGGAGATCGACGAGATCGCGGCCGAGCTGAACCTGGACGAGGAGCGGGTCACCGAACTGATCCGCATCGGCCGGGACCACATCAGCCTGAACAGCCCGGTGGACGACGAGGGTGAGACCTCGCTGGGTGACCTGATCGCGGCCGAGACCGCGCCGGGTCCGGACCAGCTGGTCGCCGACGCGTCCGACCGGTCGGGCCTGTTCAGCCTGGTCGACCAGCTCGACCCGCGGTCCGCGGACGTGATCCGCCGCCGCTACGGCCTGCACGACGGCCGCCAGGCCAAGCTGGCCGACATCGGCGCGGTGCACGGCATCTCCGCGGAGCGGGTGCGCCAGATCGAGCGTGAGGCGCTGGGCCGCCTGCGCCTGCTGGCAGACCCGACGCTGGCCGCGTAA